GCCCTCGCCGAGACGGTGCTGGAGCGTGCCTTGTCACCGCTGGAGCACACCGTCATTGACGTTGCCTTGCAAGCCGTCGTCGCGTCAGCGTCGGTGCCGATCCTCCCGATGATCGTCGACCGGATTCTCACCCCTGATCCGGGCGATGACGAGCGCCTGGCTGAGGACGGACGTCTCGTCGGCCATGCGCTGCGCCGCCTCGTGTCTGGTGACCTCGCGGGGCTGTTCGATGGACCTTCGACTGTCACGTTTGACCCGACGCTGCCGATGATCACCCTCGACTTGTCTCGTGTCGTGGAGAACTCGACTCTGATCAGCGTGCTGATGACGTGCTCGAGTGCATGGATGGAGTCTGCGCTCCTGGACCCTAACGGGGGTCAACGGTGGGTGGTCTACGACGAAGCGTGGAGGCTGATGTCCCACCCGGCGCTGCTGAAGCGAATGGATGCGCATTGGCGGCTTGCCCGCCACTACGGCATCGCGAACCTCCTGATTTTCCATAAGCTCACCGACCTTGACAACGTTGGTGACCAGGGATCCGCCATGCGCGCCCTCGCCAACAGCCTCCTTGCCAACGCAGAGTCCCGGATCATCTATCGACAAGAATCTGATCAGATCGGAACCACCGGCAAGACGCTCGGTCTCACCGGTACAGAACAGAAACTGCTCCCCAGCCTCGGCACCGGGCAGGGGCTGTGGCGGATTAAAGAGTCCAGCTATGTGGTTCAGCATCAACTCCATCCGGAAGAGCTCCGGGTCTTCGACACGACGCAACGGATGAGCCAGGAAACCCGCAAGTTCACGATTCCTGAAGGCTAAATCGCCGGAAGATGCGGGTTCAGGCCATGGTTTCTGAGGTGTGGGGTTGCATGTTCCGCGAACATGCAACCCCACCGGTGAACACTTGGGCCGGGCGTGCATCTGCCGCAGGCTTATACGTCGCGGAGGCGCGCGATGAGTTCGTCGGCGGCGTCCAGTTGTTTCGCGAGTTTCTCGCGACGCTCCTCTGCGTCGGTCACGAACGTATCCAGCGCTGCGCGCGCGGCGCTGTCTGACGGATCATCCGCCAGTGCGTCAGCAGCGGCGAGGACTTCGCCCATCTGGTCGAGGGAGAACCCGAGCGGCTTCATCCGGCGGATCAGGAGGAGCCGCTCGACGTCGGCGTCGGTGTAGAGGCGGAACCCGCCACTGGTGCGGTCGCTCGGGGAGACGAGCCCGATCTCGTCGTAGTGGCGGAGGGTGCGCAGCGACAGGCTGGTGCGCTCAGCGACCTCGCCGATATGGATCGTTCCTGCCATCGGGTACTCCTCTGCCTCGATTTGGCACCCAACCCTCACGTAACGGTAGAGTTGGGTTTGGCGGGCTCCGACCTCGACCGCCGTCACCCTATTTTCCCGCACCTCTCTGGGAGGCAGAATGAGCGCGCCCGCACGCGACAAGGAACGCTACTGGCCTCGGCCGACCGTGATGGATGTGTTCCGTTCGCCGAAGCTGTTGACGAAGGAAGTCCTCGCGGGTATGGTGGTCGGCCTCGCGCTCATCCCGGAGGCCATCGCGTTCGCGATCGCCGCAGGCGTGCCGGCCGAGGTGGGCTTGTTCTCCTCGATCGTGATGGCAATCTCGATCGCGTTCCTCGGTGGGCGGCCCGCGATGATTACCGCGGCGACCGCAGCGATCGCGCTCGTCATCCGGCCGGTCGCCGACGAGTACGGCCTCGACTACCTCATCGCGACCGTGATCCTCGGCGGCATCTTCCAGATCGTTCTCGGCCTGCTCGGTGTCGGCAAGCTCATGCGGTTCATCCCGCGCAGCGTGATGGTCGGGTTCGTCAACGCCCTCGCGATCCTCATCGCTGTCGCCCAATTGGAGCATTTCACCGGCGCGTCCTGGCTGATGTACCCGATGATCATCGTCAGCATCCTGATCCTATGGCTCTTCCCGAAGCTCACGAAGGCTGTGCCCGCGCCTCTGGTGGTCGTGATCGTAATGACCCTCGCGGTGTGGCTGCTGAACCTCGATGTGAAGACCGTCGGCGGTCTCGGCGAACTGCCCGGCGGCCCGCCGATGCCGTTCTTCCCCGATGTACCGCTCACCTTCGAGACACTGCAAATCATTGCCCCGTATGCCCTCGGCATGGCCGCGGTGGGGCTCATGGAGTCACTGATGACCGCGAAGCTCGTGGACGACATCACCGACACGCACTCGAACAAGACCCGCGAGGCGATGGGGCAAGGCGGCGCGAACATCCTCTCTGGCCTCTTCGGTGGCATGGGTGGCTGCGCGATGATCGGGCAGACCATGATCAACGTGCGCGCCTCCGGCGCCCGCACCCGCGTCTCCACGTTCGCCGCCGGCGTGTTCCTCCTGATCCTGGTGTGGTTCCTCGGCCCGATAATGAACCTGATCCCCATCGGGGCACTGGTGGCGATCATGTTCATGGTCGCGTTCCTCACCTTCGACTGGCACTCCATCGCACCCTCCACGCTGAAGCGGATGCCCAAGAGCGAGACGATCGTGATGCTCGTCACCGTCATCCCGGTGCTCATCACCCACAACCTCTCCGTCGGGGTCATCATCGGCGTGTTCGTCGCCGCGATCCTGTTCGTGCGCCGCGTCGCCCACTTCACCACCGTCACCCGCACCTTCAGCGCTAACGAAGACACGGCGCACTATGAGGTCGATGGCGAGCTGTTCTTCGCGTCCTCGAACGACCTGACCACCCAGTTCGAGTACGCCGACGACCCGAAGCGTGTCGTGATCGACATGTCGAAGTCGCACGTGTGGGACGCCTCGACCGTCGCAGCGCTCGATGGAATCGAGCAGAAGTACCGCGAACACGACATCGAGGTCGAGATCATCGGCTTGAACGAGGCGAGCGGAACCTTCCACGCACGATTGAGCGGGAACCTGCCCTCACACTGACCCGACTGCGTGCTCGGCTCATGCAAGGCTCATCGGCCGTCCGCCGCGCTGGACGGGAGGGCCAGCGACTACTCCTGCCCTCCCGTTCAGAGTTACGACATCGCGGCGCTGAGCTCGCTGGCGAGGCGCAGGACGCGTTCGGCGATCTGATCCCGGATCGCCCGCGTGCGGTCGCCGCCGCCGACGTCGGATGCAGCCTGGTCTTCGAAGGTCCAGGTCTCGATCGTTCCGGCCATGCCGTCGACCGGGGCGACCTTCGCCTCGTCGCCGAGCACGATGACCCGATCCACGCTGCGGAGGATCTCGGGATCGATGGGCTTCGGATACTCGCCCTCCATCGACGCACCGACCTCGACGATCGCTTCCTCGGCGAGGGCACTAAGCGTATCGCCCGGCGCAGTACCGGCCGAATAGACGGTGATGGCGTCGCCGGCGTGCTGCCGCATGAGCGCGGCGGCCATCTGCGATTTGCCGCCGTTCTTCTTGCAGACGAACAGCACCGACGCGCTCATGCGCTGGCCGCCTCGGTGCTCGCGGGCTCGAGGGAGGCGATGAGTTCCTGGATGCGGCGTTTGATGTCGTCGCGGATCGGACGGACAGCGTCGATGCCCTGGCCCGCGGGGTCATCGAGCTTCCAATCCTCGTAGCGCTTGCCGGGGAAGAACGGGCAGGCGTCGCCGCAGCCCATCGTGATGACGACATCGGAGTCTTGCACGGCGTCGGTGGTGAGGATCTTCGGGGCCTCGCCGCGGATGTCGATGCCCTCTTCGAGCATCGCCTCGACGGCGACGGGATTGATTTGGTCCGCGGGGATCGAGCCTGCCGAACGGACCTCGATGCGGTCGCCCGCGAGGTGGCGGAGGTAGCCTGCGGCCATCTGGGAACGGCCGGCGTTGTGGACGCAGACGAACAGGACGGTGGGAGTAGACATGAGGGTTCTCGTTTCCGATCGGGTCGGTCAGGTGAGGGTGGTGGCGAGGATGCCGCCTGCGGCTCCGATGATCACGACGATCCAGGGCGGGAGCTTCCACGCGACGAGCAACACGAAGCAGACCAGCGCGAGTGCGAAGGTGGGCGGGGTGAGGATCGCGGTGGTGAACACGGGTGTGTAGAGGGCGGCGGCGAGGATGCCGACGACGGCCGCGTTCGCGCCCCGCATGATGGCCTGAACCCGCTCGTGGTGCTGCAGGCGGTTCCAGAACGGCAGCACGCCGATGAGGAGGAGGAAGCCGGGCAGGAAGATCCCGGCCAGCGCGATGCCCGCCCCCGCCGCCCCGCCCGGGCCGACGTCAGCGGCGCCGCCGAGGAAAGCGGCGAGGGTGAACAGCGGGCCGGGCACGGCCTGGGCTGCACCGTATCCGGCGAGGAAGTCCGCGTTCGTGACCCAGCCGGGATCGACGACGCCGGATTGCAGGAGCGGGAGCACGACGTGCCCGCCGCCGAATACGAGCGCTCCGGCCCGCGCGAACGCATCGAACAGGGCGACGCTGTCGTTGCCGGTGACGGCGGCGAGGATCGGCATCCCGGCCAGGATTGCGACGAACAGGGTGAGCGCGGCGATCCCCGCGGCCCGGGTCACCGGGAACCGCACCGCTGTCGCCGTGTTCGCGGCGGGTGCGCGGCAGACGAAGTATCCGGCGATCCCGCCGAGGACGATCGCCATGATTTGGCCGAGCGATCCGGCCAGCAGCAGCGCGGCGAGGGCTGCGACGGCTGCGATCGCGGCGCGCTGCCGGTCCGGGGTGAGTGTCTTCGCCATGCCGAGGACGGCCTGCGCGACGATCGCGACCGCCACGATCTTCAGCCCGGCGAGGATGCCTTCCCCGATGGTGCCGGTGAACAGGGCGGCGCCGGAGGCGAAGGCGAGCATGAGGGCCGCGGACGGGAGCGTGAAGGCGATGAATGCGGCCAGCGCGCCCCGGTATCCGGCGCGGTGCAGGCCGATGCCGAACCCGACCTGGCTCGAGGCCGGGCCGGGAAGGAACTGGCACAGCGCGACCAGGTCGGCGTAGGCGCGGTCGTCCATCCAGCGTCGGCGTTCCACGATCTCGGTGCGGAAGTAGCCCAGGTGCGCGATCGGCCCGCCGAACGAGGTCACCCCGAGGCGCAGGAACACCCGGAACACTTCCCACGCCGACCCGCGCACCGGCGCACGTCGCGTCTCGCTTGTCATGCGCCGTCACCGTCGACGGGAACGCACAGCTCGGCGAGCAGGCCA
This genomic stretch from Leucobacter sp. CX169 harbors:
- a CDS encoding ATP-binding protein produces the protein MGPRPNPKKLYSTVLVEDGKGKRRSRKARERAAVQVIARDRFAQLEAERAKVAAERAAARSTDYLPRGGEPGPAALRSYRQFRVPPHQDTSATLQGAYPFLAEGGLGSQGVFVGQDMYSGGSFVYDPWVLYQRGIITAPNLVLAGIVGSGKSSLAKSLYTRSIPFGRRVYVPGDPKGEHTAVAEAVGGKAIILGHGLRNRLNPLDEGYRPGGLSDPEWASTVASRRRDLIGALAETVLERALSPLEHTVIDVALQAVVASASVPILPMIVDRILTPDPGDDERLAEDGRLVGHALRRLVSGDLAGLFDGPSTVTFDPTLPMITLDLSRVVENSTLISVLMTCSSAWMESALLDPNGGQRWVVYDEAWRLMSHPALLKRMDAHWRLARHYGIANLLIFHKLTDLDNVGDQGSAMRALANSLLANAESRIIYRQESDQIGTTGKTLGLTGTEQKLLPSLGTGQGLWRIKESSYVVQHQLHPEELRVFDTTQRMSQETRKFTIPEG
- a CDS encoding MerR family transcriptional regulator → MAGTIHIGEVAERTSLSLRTLRHYDEIGLVSPSDRTSGGFRLYTDADVERLLLIRRMKPLGFSLDQMGEVLAAADALADDPSDSAARAALDTFVTDAEERREKLAKQLDAADELIARLRDV
- a CDS encoding SulP family inorganic anion transporter, whose protein sequence is MSAPARDKERYWPRPTVMDVFRSPKLLTKEVLAGMVVGLALIPEAIAFAIAAGVPAEVGLFSSIVMAISIAFLGGRPAMITAATAAIALVIRPVADEYGLDYLIATVILGGIFQIVLGLLGVGKLMRFIPRSVMVGFVNALAILIAVAQLEHFTGASWLMYPMIIVSILILWLFPKLTKAVPAPLVVVIVMTLAVWLLNLDVKTVGGLGELPGGPPMPFFPDVPLTFETLQIIAPYALGMAAVGLMESLMTAKLVDDITDTHSNKTREAMGQGGANILSGLFGGMGGCAMIGQTMINVRASGARTRVSTFAAGVFLLILVWFLGPIMNLIPIGALVAIMFMVAFLTFDWHSIAPSTLKRMPKSETIVMLVTVIPVLITHNLSVGVIIGVFVAAILFVRRVAHFTTVTRTFSANEDTAHYEVDGELFFASSNDLTTQFEYADDPKRVVIDMSKSHVWDASTVAALDGIEQKYREHDIEVEIIGLNEASGTFHARLSGNLPSH
- a CDS encoding low molecular weight phosphatase family protein; the encoded protein is MSASVLFVCKKNGGKSQMAAALMRQHAGDAITVYSAGTAPGDTLSALAEEAIVEVGASMEGEYPKPIDPEILRSVDRVIVLGDEAKVAPVDGMAGTIETWTFEDQAASDVGGGDRTRAIRDQIAERVLRLASELSAAMS
- a CDS encoding arsenate reductase ArsC — translated: MSTPTVLFVCVHNAGRSQMAAGYLRHLAGDRIEVRSAGSIPADQINPVAVEAMLEEGIDIRGEAPKILTTDAVQDSDVVITMGCGDACPFFPGKRYEDWKLDDPAGQGIDAVRPIRDDIKRRIQELIASLEPASTEAASA
- the chrA gene encoding chromate efflux transporter, which translates into the protein MTSETRRAPVRGSAWEVFRVFLRLGVTSFGGPIAHLGYFRTEIVERRRWMDDRAYADLVALCQFLPGPASSQVGFGIGLHRAGYRGALAAFIAFTLPSAALMLAFASGAALFTGTIGEGILAGLKIVAVAIVAQAVLGMAKTLTPDRQRAAIAAVAALAALLLAGSLGQIMAIVLGGIAGYFVCRAPAANTATAVRFPVTRAAGIAALTLFVAILAGMPILAAVTGNDSVALFDAFARAGALVFGGGHVVLPLLQSGVVDPGWVTNADFLAGYGAAQAVPGPLFTLAAFLGGAADVGPGGAAGAGIALAGIFLPGFLLLIGVLPFWNRLQHHERVQAIMRGANAAVVGILAAALYTPVFTTAILTPPTFALALVCFVLLVAWKLPPWIVVIIGAAGGILATTLT